The region GCTGGCCTTCTCGAGAAAGTCAGAGGGTTCAAGGCCGAGGTATGACCAGAGGTGGGGGCCCAGGTACGCGGATAAGAGGGTCCTGGGGCACCGCTCTGGGTCCTCGAAACAAGCCACTGCCTGAAAACCCTGCGTTGGGCACTTCTTGGAAAGGAGACCCGTCTGAGAGGACGTAGTCTTTCCTCTGCTGTTCGTTCTTTCCATCTGGACGACTGAGTCTCCCCGCGCTCCGTCTCTTCCTCTGCAAGCTTGGGTCTCTACTGGCTGGTCCAGGAGGCAACCCTGCTTTGCAGAGAGTGTTTTCAGGCCTCCCTCCTTTTTATAACATCTCAGAGAGGAGATGCAACGAGTCTTGGCTACTGAGTGTCTTTCACACTGTGGCCTGAGACACACTGGTGCGACGAGAAATCCATTTCATGAGTTGGAGGcagcatgaaaaacaaacaagcaaaacaaaacagaaggagaCACAGAAGGAAACAGGAATGAATTGAATTGGAGCCATCGGAGTACACGGCACAGAGTCAGGGTGAGTGTCATTTCCTGGAGTCTGTATGAACCTTTTGTTCACAGTAACATCTACACACGCGCGTCTGTGTGTGTCGTGTTTGTGTTCTTGGTTAGGAAGGGAGACTTGTGTCCGGGCCGCGGCCAAACGGGTTTGGAAGCCACCGGTTCAGGTGGGCGTTGCCTCCACGGGGCTGCGCAGAGGAACCTGGATTTGGTCTGGGCCCCGCCTTCCAGGCGCAGACCTCCACCAGCCCTGGAAGTTCCCGAGTGATGAGCGTGTGTCTGGCAGTCACGACGAGCCCCTCCGCCAAACCTGAGCTTATGTTAATGAGGTGCCTCTTGGTGGCCCCCGGGCAGCTTTCGGATGGACGGAGGCTGGTGGTCAGAGGAGCCAGCTGGGTGATTAGAGGGGTGGTGCCTGCAGCCCCAGCTCTGGcctttggggaggggagaggggctgcagaTTTCTAATCACCAATGGCCAGCGATGTCAGCAGTCACGCCTATACAACAAATGGCCCGCAAAACCCCTGAACGGTGGGGTTCAGGGAGCTTTAGGTTGGTGGACACACTGAGGTCCTGAGGGGCATGCATAGCCCCCCAGAAGGCACGGAGGCTCTGAAATCCCTCCTCACCTGTTGCCCTGCGCCTCTCTTCCATTGGGCTGTTCCAGATTTGTACCCTTTGTAATAAACCAATATATGTAAGTAACGTGCTTTTccgagttctgtgagtcattctagtgaatCATCAGACCCGAGGGGGGTGGGTCACAGGAAGCCCCAGACTCGTAGTCGGCCGGGCAAAAGGCGGGGGGTGGCCTGGGCACCTCATTTGTGGTTTGAGCCTGAAGTGAGGACAGTCTTGCGGGGTCTGTGCTCAGCCCGGGTGACAGTGTCAGAACCGAATTGAGTTGCAGGACACCCAGTGGGTGTTGGAGAGCTGGTCGTGGTGTGAAGAACCCCACGCATTTGGGGTCAGAAAAAGGACCACACGGGGGCCCAGAGGAGGAACGCGGTTCCACTGTGATCTGCCCCGTGTCCCCCGCAGCAGGCGGGCGGCAACCAGGCCCCTGCCCCCGATGGCGAGCGACTTTACTCTCCCACCCCCTCAGGGGCAAAGTGCAGGCGTTTTCCTGCTTGACCTGCTGTGGAGTCTGTCTCCTCTGGCTCAGGTAAGGCACATGTTGTCTATTGTTTGTTTACCAGTTGACGAAACACTGCCATATCACTGGCTACTGCTTTCCCGGTGGACTTCTCAACTCCTGAATAACGGGAGACGTTAGCAAAATGAGGCAAAAGCTGTCCTGCCTGTCCTGATTTTCTCTACCACTGTCCCGCAGAAAGCCACAGAGGTAACTTTACATCTTCTAATGACCactatgaaaaagcaaaaagaaatgagcGGAAAcgaattctaataatttattttaggtaatccaatatatccaaaatattatcatttcaacatgtaagtAACACAGAAAGGTTATTGCTGAGATATGTTACATTCCTTTGTGCTGCTCCCTTTTTGATTCTTGTGTATATTTCACACTCACGGCACACCTCAGTTCAGAACTGGCCGTATCTCAGGTACTCACTAGCTACGTGTGGTGAGTGGCTATCGAGTTAGTGCAGCTCTACGTTGTCTGgcacacagagaggttaagccactcTCCCAAGGCTACCCAGCTGATAAGAGGCAGAGCCACGATTCACATCTAGACAGCCTTGACCTGGGCCTGGGCCCGCGGTCACTTTGCTGTGCTGCCCCTCTGTGCATGGCCACCACGGGCACGGCGTTTCTGATGCCAAGGGAAGGGCTCCTTGCATGGTGGCGGGGGGGACCGTGGAGTGGTGACCTAAGATGCCCAGACTGCTTGGAAGAGGAAacacagcagggagaggctggTGCGGCAGAGACCACCCTGAGCGTGAAGGGGGCAGTTCTGCAGAAGTTCAACGAAGGGCAACGTGAAAGGTCATCGGTGGCTCGGAGCTGGAGATCTTGAAAGAAGAACAATACCAGTGATGCTGATCTCTGGACGTGCTGTGAAACGgctgaagggagaggaaagaaaagtcatCGGAGTTAGGAGGTCAAGGAAGGCAGTGAGGGTAGGGAGTGAGCTGGAGGTGGTCAATAACTCAGGCAGGACGCAGATGGAGAGAGACCATGTGAGGCCGGTGCTCACGTCCTCGCCTGAAGCTTGACGCCGAGACAAAACACGCTTGAGAAGAGCTGAAGAGCACGGACCGAGGAACCCATCAGCAGAGGCAAATCATGTAAGGAAATATGTGGCTGGCATACTGCGTAAAAGTCTATGAGGTGGGGTTACAGCAAGAGCATTAAATGATGGATGGATTTTATCTGCATAAAGATGAAAAACTCCTGTACCCAGAAAAAGTTATAAACAGGTTAAACATAGATGAAGCACAGGATAAAATATTGCCATATGAAAGAACAAAGGTAATAAGTtgtaaagaattcaaaacaaaatagaaaggaaagcaAATCGTAAAAGGGCAGCTTGCAGAAACACTACATGTGGCTAAGAAAAGCAAGGAGAAAGACTTAGTCTCACCAGCAGCTAAAGAAAGTCAAGTCAACCCCGGAATGCAATCTTCAACTATCACATtgcaaaggtgaaaaaaaatacCAGGTGTGGATATGGGTTTGGGGAAAGCAGCACTTATATAAACCACTGATGAGAATGTACGTATATCGGGGCAGTCTTTTTGGAGGGGATTTCagttctattgctgtgtaacaaaagaCCGCCAAACTGGGTGGCTTCACAGCTATTTTATTACCTCAAGGGGTTCTGTGGATCTACCGGGCTTAGCTGGGTGGTCCTGATGCTGGAGCTAGAGTCACCTGGGGGCTACTGCTGGGCTGGAGCATCCCGGGTTGCTCACGTACACGGCTGGCCTTGGAGCTGGCTGCGCGCTGAACGCCAACGGAAGCACCTCCACGTGCCTCTGCAGGGAGACTGGCGGTTAGCTTTTAAGAGAGGGTGTCTCGGAGGCGAGTGTTTACGAGAGGCAGGAACGGAAGCCACCAGGCCGGTTAAAAGCTCTGTCTACGGGCCCAGCATCACTTCTACCATATTGCATGAGTCAAAGCAGGCCCAGGGCCCACCCAGGGTGGTGGAGGAATAAACTTCACCTTTTGGTGGGGGAGGTACGTTACAGAAGGGCGTGTAGGGTGAGAGATGCTGCCACTATCTCTGGAAAATTCAGCGTCCTGCAGGAGGCCAttagacaatattttttaaaaatccctagtATCCGTACATCCTTTGTCCCAACAAATTCTGCTTctgaaaattagttttaaatgCATAGTCGTAGATATTTCTGAAGACTTGgctatttaaaaattgttcctcATAACCTCAAGTTAAAAGggattctcgggcttccctggtggcgcagtggttgcgcgtccgcctgccgctgcagggggaccgggttcgcgccccggtccgggaggatcctgagccatggccgctgggcctgcgcgtccggagcctgtgctccgcaacgggagaggccacaacagtgagaggcccgcgtaccgcaaaaaaaaaaaaaaaaaaaagggattctCGTGTCTTCAAATAGGAAATTGAGTGAGTAAATGCATGTGCAGATCTAAGCAAAGCAGCATCCTGAGGTGGGGTTTGGGGGTTTGAAAGGAGGGGTAATGCTGTTGGGTGCCGTCTTCCCCTTCCCGGCCTGGAGCCTCTCAGATACTCCTGAGCAGGGGTTTGGGGGCAGCCGGGAGGCCTGCAGATGGGGTCTGTCGCCTGCTAAGCACTAGCAGGGACTAGGGATTTTGAGGCTGCTCGAGGGGGTGAGCGTGAAAGTGATCTCCCCAAATTCTGAATTCTCATCTGTGGCACTTGGAGCAGAGGTTCTGCCTCACAGAAGCCAGAGCTAGCACGGCAGGTTAAAACAAAGGGGAGGCCATTCCTACGTCCCCGGAAGGAAGGACTTTCGACGACCTGAACGGGGAGCCGAGGCACACGGTGGCCGAGCCCCTCTGTGCACCGGGGGTGGGCACGGTGACAGCCAGCCCGGTTCAGGCTGTGCGTCGGCCCGAACCTGGGGGACGTGCCCCTCCTCCGTGGCCCCTGGTGGTCCACTAGAACAGCGAGGGGTGAAGTCCAGGACCCCCGGCACGGGGAGACCCAGGGCCCCGAGCCACGTCCGCGGGAGCGGAGTCCCTTGCCTGCTTCTCCGCCCTGCTTTTTCCCGTGTCAGCCCCACGTCAGGCAGTCCGTCTCCGCGCAGGGCCCCCGGGCGCGGGGGACCCACATCGCCCTGTATGCCATGGCCCCGGAGGAGAGCTACTGCCAGTTACTCCCGCGACTGTGCCGGGGGGCATCCGCTCCCCCTGGCCCGGGTCGTCCTCAGCCCTGAACCGACCGCAGTGGCCACAAGATGACAAAGCAGACCCCTGGGCCCGGGGGACGGTACAGCTCTACCTGAGCCACATGGGGTCAGAGCAGGGGTGACACCGTGGTCCCCCAAAAGGACACTGAGGGAATATACGCCTGGTGGGAAAACAGTATGTCCACTCCAGAAACTTACCCAGGGTCACCAAGGTGGTTGGACCACAGCCAAGTCCAGGGCTTTGCAAAAGATGGCACCAGTGAGGTGTAGCGCTtcgaaccccagctctgccctcatgGCTCTGTAACTGTAGCCTCTCTGCTCCTTCtcggtaaaatgggaataacagaaCTGGTCTCATAGGATCCTCttaaggattaaattagttaaagcAGCAGAAGTGCTTGGTCAGTTCCCAGCACTGACTAAACGTTGGCCCTCATTGTGGATGGTCCTTTACGAGGTCTGCAAAGCTCAAGAACGGGCAGCTGGCCGATAGTAACAGTCCAGTAAGAGGGGATGCTGAGAGGTAGCACTTTGTTCAGGACACAGACTTCACCTTAGAGGTCACGCAGTGTCGACTGTGTCCCTGGGGTCTCGGCTGAGGGtcaggagaggggtgggagggggatgggCTGTGTCTTGAGCTCTGTGGCGCCATCACTACCACCAGAGGAGGTAGCGGCTCCCCGCACCCCGCACCCCCGGCCGAATTCATTTAGACGGGAGCCTCTGAAACAGTGGTTCAGGCATCCTGTCTGTTTCAGGCTTGAATTCCACCCAGAAAGATTTGGGGCCAGCTGAGGTCTGGGCACGTACACTCGGTGCCGTGTTTGGAATATCCCGGAGTAAATACCGTCTTCATCCAAGTCAGTTAAACCAACAGTTCTGTGGTCCAAGCAGTCTGGGGAGACAGGAATCGTAAAGCCTTGACTCCTGGGCGTAAGGACTATAACACGCAGACGTGAGGAAAAAGCTTCACACAGCACAGAATGTAAGACAAGTGCAAAGTGCTGTGGACTTCCATCTGGGTGAAGATTTTGCAGGGAAGGGACTATGAAATCAGATGACCAGGCCAAGGAGGGCTTCCCCCTCTGAGAAGAGGCCTCTTTGATGGAGCACCGGACAGGTGGACAGAGCAGCCCGGACACACAAAGGAAGGGGCGGTGAGAGGTCAGGGGAAGCTGCTCTCAgcctctcctccctggagggTCTGGGATGGTCTTCCCAGGTTTGACGTGACCCCTCCTACACACGAGTTGCTGCTCAAGTGGAATAGTCAAGAAAGCAAACTACGAGACGACGGAGCAATGCCTTTGACGTCTTGACAGACAGCAATGTCCATCTGCCACACTTTCAGTCACGTAGGAGGGTGAAATGAAGACGTTTTAGATATTCAAGCTCTAAAAACAAATACTTCTCAAAAAACCCTTGATCATAAAGCCAAGGAGGATGTGCTCCATCAAAAAGAGGaagcaaatcagaaagaagaagacCCGAGACACAGCAAACGGCGTGGAACCCACGAGGCAGGTGGAGGGGATTCGCAGGGCGCCAGCCACGCATGACAGCGAGACACCAACCCCGACTTGGGCAGGTCGATGGCTGCAGGACGTGTGTATTCAAGAGGCTGGAATCATTAGAACGCTTCTGAACATTTGGGGTGTGTGTTCTGGTTTCTGGTTTAggcatgtaaggagcttggaagtcaccactccacgctaacaacaagtaaaaggtcaaacaaactgaaaaaatcaACAGCTCTTCTTAGAACGGCCAGAGAAGTAAGGTCATagggcaaactgctgccccccaaaactggagagacagacagcTGGATACAGAGCATCACAACTTACAGCAGAAACCGGATACCTGGGCTGTAATTAGTGAATGACTTCAGCGCAATGTGGGCAACTCTGAGATCCAACAGCTCCAGGGGACTCAGTCATTGGCGGGGGGGTTGGGGGCgcacacttttgtgagttttacctccaggagctcaaTCAGGTTCCCACtgtaaatatcaaagaaaaatccCTTCCCGCttccagcagggggaggggaaaggagaccATCTCGAATACACCAGAGCACTCTTCCTCCCAACAAGGTCTGCTCTCAGAAGACACTAGTTAACCAGAGCCCAACCTGCGGGGCTGTTATCAGAGCCAAGCTGACCCGAGGGAAGGGACACCCCAACTCCAGCCCCCTCTAGCCAGCCTGTCCCACATAAGCGGGGAGGGAAAAAACCTGAGAAACACCTCTGTAGGTCACAGTCCAGGGGCAGAGGTTCTAGAAGACTTTTACCTGGTGTATCACGGCCAGCTATCGAGCAAACTATTATAGGGCAGAGCAAAAgccaaaaaacacaatttgaagagacagagataACATCGgaaccagacatggcagggatgttAGAACAACCATTATTAGATCATTCATTAGACTAGGAACTAAATATGCTAAGGGCTTAATGGATAAAGTAAACAGCATGTGACAACAGATGGGCAACgtaagcagagagacagaaatcctaagaaagacccaaaaagaaatgctggaCATCAAAAACTCTGCACCCGACaggaagaatgcctttgatgcgCTTATTGGTAGACTGGCCCCGGCTGAGGAAAGATGTGAGCAAAGCGCAAGCCATATGGAGCTTGAGGCGAAAGGAAAAACAGTCATCCTGAtccctccaccacacacacacaccccaacttTCTGGTCCCCTGACCCCTGGGGCTAAATGACCCAGCTGAGCAACACCCGGGGCAGGGCTGCTCCCCTGATCCTGGGAAAAAAGTGATGGGCAGGTCCGCCTTTGCCCTCAGATGGTTCTGAAATGGGCCATATAAACTGCTTCAAATAAATTAACCAAGAACATACGAACAAGAGCAGGTATTTATTGAGGTTTAAGTGTTTTACAAATACAGACTCATTTCACCCTTGCTTTGATCTCCAGCGCTACGGTTACCCCTACTTATAGGAGAGGGAACTGACGCACGGAGTTTCCATCAGTTTGCCTcaaatcacacagcaagttagagGCCGGGCTGGGACCCGAACCCCGACAGTCTGGGGGCTTGGGGACCAAGTCCACGCCCACGACTCCTGGCCACAGCGCTGTGACCCGGGTCAGAGCAGCCTTGACCCTCACTGCCGTCCGCCGCGCGCCCGGCGAGGCTTCCACCCGGCCCAGCAGGGCCAGGCAACCTTAGAAGCGCTCCGAAACCCCCCCAACGGCCGAGAAGAACGCCAGCCACAGAAGGACCACATCCGCACAGCGCCAAGCCTCGGTCGGTCTTTACTGAATTTCAGGGCAGAGGCCAAGGCCACCGGAGCGCGCCGGCGGGGGCGCGGACGTGGCGTCACCGGACCGTGCAGCCGTCCCAGCGCTTCTCGGGGTCCTAGGGCTCCCGGCGGCGGGCGGGGAAGAGGCGCCGGTTCTTCTCGCGCCGGCTGCGCGGCGCCGCCTTGCCCGCGTGCGACTCGTCCTTCTCCAGGCGGGCGTCGCTGCGCAGCCGCACGTCGTCGGGCACGTCGAAGGTGAAGAGCGGCCCGCTCCTGCCGCGCGCCTGCGCCACCCTCAGGTCGTAGAAGGTGTGGTCGTGCGGCCGGAGCCGGGCCTCCTCGGCCTACAGGAGCCGCTTTGCGCCGGCCGCGCGCAGCTCGCGGAAGGCGGGGCGCCGCGCCATCAGCGCCCGGCTGAGGAGCTGCCGCACGGCGCCGCCCTGCGCATGCGCGCGGCGCGCCGCTGCCCGCAGCCGTCGCAGGAGCTGGACGTCGCCTCCACCTTCTCGCGCTCGCGGTCCGGCAGGCAGCTTGTGTCCACGGCCGCGTCCTTGCCCTCGGGTCGCCCCCCTCGGGGTCCTCGTCGCCGCCGTCGGGCGGGGAGGACAGGCCGCAGATCCGTCGCCGCCGCTCCGGCCGTTCGCCCTGCGCCCGCTGCATCTCGCGCTGGCGCCCCAGGGCCTCCTGCCGCGCCTTCACGTCGTTGAGGGCCAGCAGCCCCGCGGTGCTCCGCTTCAGCTCGGCCGGCACCGCGTCGCAGTGGGCGAGAACTTCCGGCCCACCTTGGGCTTGCTGATGGTCTCCTCGGCGATGCGCTGCTTCAGGACCTCCAGGGCTCCTCTTCCGCTTCTCGCGCTGGCTGAGCGGGTGCAGGGCCCGGCCGGCCCGCGCATGGTGCCCTTGAACCGAGCCGCCCCGCCCGCCGGCTCCCCCGGGCCCCGCGCGCCGCGTGCTCTCGACCCCGGCCTGGGAGCTCGGAGCCACCGCGTGGACTCTACAGCGGGGGACAGAAGCACGGAGTTCCGGAGGGGCCAGAGTGACAGCTCGGCGAACGGCCTAGATGGACGCGTTCCAACAGCACGGAATGCTCTGTGGCTGCGCTGACCCGCGTGCAGCCGTATGGGGCTCATTGAGCACGAGGCGCTggtttttcactttatttcaatTAGTCTAAATCTCAGTAACCACATGTGCCTGTGGCTCCCATACTGGACGGTGCAAGTCTGGGAGCTGCACGTGGACACGGTTGGTCTGCCCAGCAGACTCTTAACCTGTCCAGGTACCCACTCAAGCACGGACATGCAAGAGTCAGAGCAGCCAGAGAGCCGACCTGCACTGGACCTGAGCCTGGCTTCGTGTGTGCTGACCGCAGGAAAACAGTGTGAGCGAAAAGCACCTCTCTCCTCAGGCAGGTACACGGCTCCTCTCGGGCCAGTGAGGGGAGAAGGGTCAGACAGAAGCATCTTCCAGCACCTCCCTGGAGGGTGTTAATGTCAGCTGAGTTCCCTTCAGTATGTTAGGGGCGGGGCAGGACCGTGCTAGTTGCTGGCCCTACCCCTCCCTTAAGAGTCATTCCTGCAGTATCTGTCTGTCTCCCTGGTGCCCAGCGCTCAAGTTCCCAGAAGCAGTGTGGGCACAGCCCTTGCCGGGGGAGCCGTAGGGGACAGAGGGGATCTGAGCACAAAACTGACTTCTTGGCGTTTTAACCAAAGCGGAGTGAGGCCCCCCCTAATTCATTGATCTCAACCTGAGCCAACCGTCTTCCCTTGGGACCAGACCTGTCCTGCCTCGGGCACCACAGCTCCATCCCCCACTGAACCCCACCCCTATAAGCTCTGGACGTTGTCTCGACCAGCCATCCTGCCCCACTGTGACCCCCTGGAATGCAGCAGCTCATCAAGCAGACTCCCAAACCCTCGGCTGCCTCTGGGAAACTCCTCATTGCCTTCTTGCCCCACCCTGGAACCTGCTGTTCCCCGAGGACCGCCTACTTCTCCCTGCGGCCCCCGAAAGGAGAGACGTTCTCCTCACCATCTCAAAGTCTGAAAACGGGATGAGCGTCCTTGCCGTTTCaaaaacatttcttctgtttccctTAAAAACTCCCAGCTCCCTTGAAGCTCATGCAACCCAGCGATACTCTCCCTGCTGTGGCTGACCTCTCTGGAGTGCCCTGTCCTCCTGAATCCTTGAGGATTGGCACCTGGCTTACCTGCCTTcttcctccatccccatcccGCATCGTCCTGGATGCCGCCCGCATCACCTCCCCGCCACCCTgacctccttcctctcttcacaCCCGGTTCTTATCACTACCCATCAGTGCCCATCTCCAGAATCTTAACCTCCAAAATCCCCTCCTGTCCTGTCACTTAACTCCAGTACCCAAACTCAAACTGCCCTCTGAGAGCTCGAGAGCCCCCATCCAGAGACCCTGTCACCTCTCCAGTGTCACCGTGCACTCGTATGCCTCTTTGCTCCTTGCCCACCACAGAGTCTCAGATTCCTGACTCTCTCATGCTCCTTTCCTTCCTGTAATTCTCACCTGAAAGAACTCTGATCCTGGTTAAACCTTGCCTGTCTTCTCGTCCCTTAAACCCAGGTAGCTGAATATTGCTGGAGAAAGTGACATGGCTGCTGCTGGCTCGTCCCACTTTAAATTCAGGACCTTAGCTCTCCAAAGGGGACTCGAAACTGCCTAGAAATTCTCCTACTGGCCCAGAGAGGCCGTTTGTTCCCCCAGACAGCTACTTCTTACTTCCTCCTGTGCCTCCTCACCCTCC is a window of Physeter macrocephalus isolate SW-GA chromosome 18, ASM283717v5, whole genome shotgun sequence DNA encoding:
- the FAM50B gene encoding LOW QUALITY PROTEIN: protein FAM50B (The sequence of the model RefSeq protein was modified relative to this genomic sequence to represent the inferred CDS: inserted 3 bases in 3 codons; deleted 1 base in 1 codon; substituted 2 bases at 2 genomic stop codons) — protein: MGMEEEGRPFAELSLWPLRNSVLLSPAVESTRWLRAPRPGSRARGARGPGEPAGGAARFKGTMRXAGRALHPLSQREKRKRSLEVLKQRIAEETISKPKVGRKFXAHCDAVPAELKRSTAGLLALNDVKARQEALGRQREMQRAQGERPERRRRICGLSSPPDGGDEDPEGGDPRREKVEATSSSCDGCGQRRAARMRXGGAVRQLLSRALMARRPAFRELRAAGAKRLLXAEEARLRPHDHTFYDLRVAQARGRSGPLFTFDVPDDVRLRSDARLEKDESHAGKAAPRSRREKNRRLFPARRREPXDPEKRWDGCTVR